The sequence below is a genomic window from Candidatus Limnocylindria bacterium.
TGATGACGCTCGCGTTGCCGCGCTCGGTCATACCGGCGACGTGGCCGCGGCGGCTGTTGAGGTCGCCGATGATGTCGCCCATGTACTCCTGCGGGACGACGACCTCGACCTTCATGATCGGCTCGACGATGACCGGGTTGCCCCGCTGGACGGCGTCCTTCAGGGCCATCGAGCCGGCGATCTTGAAGGCCATCTCGTTGGAGTCGACCTCGTGCTGCGAGCCGTCGATCACGGTGACCTTGAGGTCGACGACGGGGTAACCGGCGATGACGCCGTTCTCCATCGCTTCCTTGATGCCCGCCTGGATCGCCTTCGACCACTCCTTGCTCAGGCCCTGGCCCTTGACCTTCCAGTCGAACTCGAAGCCTGCGCCACGGTTCAGCGGCTCGAACTCGGCGATGACATGGCCCCACTGGCCCTTGCCACCGGACTGCCGGACGTAGCGGCCCTCGGCCTTCACCGGCTTGGTGATCGCCTCGCGGTAGGCGACCTGCGGCCGACCCACGTTGGCGGCGACTTTGAACTCGCGCCGCATGCGGTCGACGATGACCTCGAGGTGCAGCTCCCCCATCCCGGAGATGAGCGTCTGAGCCGACTCGGGGTCGGTATGCACGCGGAAGGTCGGGTCCTCCTCCGCCAGGCGCGCGAGCGCGAGCGACATCTTCTCCTCGTCGGCCTTCGTCTTGGGCTCGACGGCGATCTGGATGACCGGCTCGGGGAACTTGATCGTCTCGAGCACGATCGGCTTGTCCGGGTCGCAGAGGGTGTCGCCGGTGAAGGTCTGCTTGAGGCCGACGGCGGCGGCGATGTCTCCGGTCGCCACGAACTCCACGTCCTCGCGGTTGTTCGCGTGCATCAGGATGATCCGTCCGATGCGTTCCCGCCGGTCCTTGGTCGGGTTGTAAATGGTGTCGCCCGCCTCGAGCACGCCCGAGTAGACACGGAAGAAGGCGAGCTTCCCGACGAACGGGTCGCTCATGATCTTGAACGCGAGCGCGCTGAACGCTTCTTCATCGCGCGGCGCGCGGATCATCGGCTCGCCGGTCTTCGGGTCGACACCCTCCATCGGCGGGACGTCCAGCGGTGACGGCAGGTAGTCGACGATCGCGTCAAGCATCGGCTGCACGCCCTTGTTCCGCAGCGCGGCGCCGCAGAGCACCGGCACCAGCTTGTTCGCGATCGTGGCCGCGCGCAGCGCGGTGCGGAGCTCCTCGGGCGTGATGTGGTGCTCCTCGAGGTAGCGGTGCAGCAGCTTGTCGTCGGTCTCGACGACCTTCTCCACCATCGCCTCGTGTGCCGCCTTCGCTTCCTCGAGCATGTCGGCCGGGATCTCTTCGACGATCGGATCGGCCGGTGTGTCCTGCGGCCAGAGCATCGCCTTCATCTCGATGAGGTCGATGACGCCGCGGAACTTGTCCTCGCTGCCGATCGGCAGCTGGATCACGGCCGGGTTCGCGCCAAGGCGGTCGACGATCATGGCGACGCAGCGCTTGAAGTCCGCGCCCAGCCGATCCTGCTTGTTCACGAAGCAGATGCGCGGGACCTTGTACTTGTCGGCCTGGCGCCACACGGTCTCGGACTGGGGCTCGACTCCGGCGACACCGTCGAACACGACGACCGCCCCGTCGAGGACGCGCAGCGAGCGCTCCACCTCAACGGTGAAGTCCACGTGCCCGGGCGTGTCAATGATGTTGACGCGATGATCTTTCCAGAAACATGTCGTGGCGGCCGCGGTGATCGTGATGCCACGCTCCTGCTCCTGCGGCATCCAGTCCATGGTCGCGGCGCCGTCGTGGACCTCGCCGATCTTGTAGATCTTCTTGGTGTAGAACAGCACGCGCTCGGTGACGGTCGTCTTGCCCGCGTCGATATGCGCGATGATCCCGATGTTGCGATAGCGCTCCAGCGGGTATTCGCGCTTGACGTTCACGGCCTTAGTCGACTTCGTTTCGATCATTTCAGCTGCCGCTACCACTTGTAATGAGAGAAGGCCTTGTTGGCCTCGGCCATCTTGTGCGTCTCTTCTTTGCGACGGACGGCGCCGCCGGCGTTGTTCATCGCGTCCACCAGCTCGCCGGCGAGACGATCGGCCATCGACTTGCCCGGGCGCTTGCGCGCGGCCTGGATCAGCCAGCGCATCGCGAGCGAGGTGCGACGGTCCGCGCGGATCTCGACCGGGACCTGGTAGGTCGCGCCACCGACGCGCCGCGGCTTGACCTCGATGAGCGGCATCGCGTTCTTCAGCGCGAGCTCGAAGACCTCGATGCCCGGTTTGCGGGTCGTCGTCTCCGCCTGCGTGAGGGCGCCGTAGATGATCCCTTCGGCGGTCGTGCGCTTACCGCGCTGCATGAGGTTGTTGTTGAACTGCGCGAGCAGCACGTTGCCGTACTTGCGGTCGGGAATGGTCTTGCGCTCCTGCGGGCGAGCTCGTCGTGGCACTTAGGACGCCTTCCTCTTCTTGGGGTTGGGGTTCTTCGCGCCGTAGAGGCTGCGGCCGCGCTTGCGGTCCTTGACCCCCGCGGTGTCGAGCGTGCCGCGGACGATGTGGTACTTCACCGACGGAAGGTCCGGCACTGCGCCGCCCTCGATGAGGACGACGGAGTGCTCCTGAAGGTTGTG
It includes:
- the fusA gene encoding elongation factor G, with product MNVKREYPLERYRNIGIIAHIDAGKTTVTERVLFYTKKIYKIGEVHDGAATMDWMPQEQERGITITAAATTCFWKDHRVNIIDTPGHVDFTVEVERSLRVLDGAVVVFDGVAGVEPQSETVWRQADKYKVPRICFVNKQDRLGADFKRCVAMIVDRLGANPAVIQLPIGSEDKFRGVIDLIEMKAMLWPQDTPADPIVEEIPADMLEEAKAAHEAMVEKVVETDDKLLHRYLEEHHITPEELRTALRAATIANKLVPVLCGAALRNKGVQPMLDAIVDYLPSPLDVPPMEGVDPKTGEPMIRAPRDEEAFSALAFKIMSDPFVGKLAFFRVYSGVLEAGDTIYNPTKDRRERIGRIILMHANNREDVEFVATGDIAAAVGLKQTFTGDTLCDPDKPIVLETIKFPEPVIQIAVEPKTKADEEKMSLALARLAEEDPTFRVHTDPESAQTLISGMGELHLEVIVDRMRREFKVAANVGRPQVAYREAITKPVKAEGRYVRQSGGKGQWGHVIAEFEPLNRGAGFEFDWKVKGQGLSKEWSKAIQAGIKEAMENGVIAGYPVVDLKVTVIDGSQHEVDSNEMAFKIAGSMALKDAVQRGNPVIVEPIMKVEVVVPQEYMGDIIGDLNSRRGHVAGMTERGNASVITAYVPLATMFEYTTSLRSATQGRGTSSMEFDHYEILPQNLADAITKAK
- the rpsG gene encoding 30S ribosomal protein S7 gives rise to the protein MPRRARPQERKTIPDRKYGNVLLAQFNNNLMQRGKRTTAEGIIYGALTQAETTTRKPGIEVFELALKNAMPLIEVKPRRVGGATYQVPVEIRADRRTSLAMRWLIQAARKRPGKSMADRLAGELVDAMNNAGGAVRRKEETHKMAEANKAFSHYKW